A single genomic interval of Devosia oryziradicis harbors:
- a CDS encoding cysteine synthase A: MSKHEDLISAIGNTPMIRLNRVSALTGCEIWGKAEFLNPGQSVKDRAALFIIHDAVKSGALKPGGTIVEGTAGNTGIGLTLVANSLGFKSVIVIPETQSQEKKDALRLYGAELIEVPAKPYKNPNNYIKISGRLAEKLNRELPEGAVWANQFDNTSNKRAHVETTGPEIWQQTNGRIDGFICAVGSGGTLAGVAEALRARNPDVKIGLADPEGAALYNYFANGELKSSGNSITEGIGQGRITANLEGLRIDHPYQISDAEALPYIFDLLEHEGLCLGGSSAINIAGAVRMARDLGPGKTIVTVLCDYGNRYASKIFNPEFLRAKSLPVPAWLEERTPIDIFSVIEAEPV, translated from the coding sequence GACCTGATCTCAGCCATCGGCAACACGCCGATGATCCGCCTCAACCGCGTGTCGGCGCTCACGGGCTGCGAGATCTGGGGCAAGGCGGAGTTTCTCAATCCGGGCCAATCGGTCAAGGACCGCGCGGCGCTTTTCATCATCCATGATGCGGTCAAATCGGGGGCGCTGAAGCCGGGTGGTACCATCGTCGAGGGCACGGCGGGCAATACCGGCATCGGGCTGACGCTGGTGGCCAACTCGCTGGGCTTCAAGTCGGTGATCGTGATCCCGGAAACGCAGAGCCAGGAGAAGAAGGACGCGCTGCGGCTTTATGGCGCCGAGCTGATCGAGGTGCCGGCCAAGCCCTACAAGAACCCCAACAACTACATCAAGATTTCGGGCCGCCTTGCCGAGAAGCTCAACCGCGAGCTGCCGGAAGGCGCCGTCTGGGCCAACCAGTTCGACAACACATCCAACAAGCGGGCCCATGTGGAGACGACTGGCCCCGAGATCTGGCAGCAGACCAATGGGCGGATCGATGGCTTCATCTGCGCGGTCGGCTCGGGCGGCACGCTGGCGGGCGTCGCCGAGGCGCTGCGGGCGCGCAATCCTGACGTCAAGATCGGGCTCGCGGACCCCGAGGGTGCGGCGCTCTACAACTACTTCGCCAATGGCGAACTCAAATCCTCGGGCAATTCGATCACCGAGGGAATTGGCCAGGGTCGTATCACGGCGAACCTGGAAGGCCTCAGGATCGACCACCCATACCAGATCTCGGACGCCGAGGCCCTGCCCTATATCTTCGACCTGCTCGAACATGAGGGCCTGTGCCTGGGCGGATCGAGCGCCATCAACATCGCCGGCGCGGTGCGCATGGCACGCGACTTGGGGCCGGGCAAGACGATCGTCACGGTGCTGTGCGACTATGGCAACCGCTATGCCAGCAAGATCTTCAACCCAGAATTCCTGCGCGCCAAGAGCCTGCCGGTTCCGGCCTGGCTCGAAGAGCGTACGCCGATCGACATTTTCAGCGTGATCGAGGCGGAGCCGGTCTGA